The following proteins are co-located in the Pedobacter frigiditerrae genome:
- a CDS encoding TonB-dependent receptor: protein MKKIMLLICLCIFAYVANAQQKNILSGTVKDTENHPIPVVSIQVLNSNLTAVTNIIGDFELKGLPSGNLTLRFSAIGYATILKTVTGNAQALSVVLQDANVKLDEVTVSAQKTDENVQNVPFSISALSATKVNDYRIQNTRDLAAIIPNLYSSNPGDGRNVTSIRGIGTTSYDPAVATYIDGVNQFSLDTYIASLFDVERIEVLRGPQGSLYGRNAMGGVINIITKQPTNYTTGFAGIDIGNYGQQRYSLGLRTALINDKLFLGVAGQFNKQDGFYVNEFSNSKFDKLNGFLGNYYLKFQASSKFALTLNVKHNNNRNNGTFPLVGSIADALANPFKLNQNAETKMVDNLFNASLSTNYSGESVNFSSQTAYQSNYRFYKKPIDGDFSPIDGVSIINNYGKDWNKVQVYTQEIKFSSPIATSPKLKWLAGAYGFYQHNPVKQGTYFGADAAMLGAPFPNFTSLNTNTSKSFGLAAFGQASYSLTAKLTATLGLRYDYEHKKQQALGEFIMDGMDPMVTQNDTSATANFKAFSPKVSLAYAIDHHHHVYANYSKGYRSGGLTQLGSDPSVLPLISYKPEYSNNYEVGSKNTFFDNRLVLNVAAFYVRLDQAQVPVLILPDAVTITRNAGKLTSKGIEVELNARPVKGFNVDYNFGFNEAKYTALQLPQNGEMVNLNGNRQVFAPNLTSMLALQYNYVVDEKSKLNVIIRGEWSFTGDQFFDLSNKIEQKGYDILNGKIGFSHKRFDLFFWGRNIADTRYVDYAYDFGASHLGNPKTYGLSLTGRF, encoded by the coding sequence ATGAAGAAAATAATGTTGTTGATATGCCTTTGCATATTTGCCTATGTTGCAAATGCTCAACAGAAAAATATACTATCGGGAACGGTAAAGGATACTGAAAACCATCCAATTCCTGTAGTAAGCATCCAGGTTTTAAATTCAAATTTAACTGCTGTAACTAACATAATTGGCGATTTTGAACTTAAGGGTTTACCTTCTGGAAATTTAACCTTGCGTTTTAGTGCTATAGGTTATGCCACCATACTTAAAACAGTAACAGGTAACGCTCAAGCCTTGTCAGTTGTTTTACAAGATGCAAATGTAAAATTGGATGAGGTAACGGTTTCAGCACAAAAAACAGATGAAAATGTACAAAATGTTCCATTCAGTATTTCGGCGCTATCTGCTACAAAGGTAAATGATTATCGTATTCAAAACACACGTGATTTAGCCGCCATTATACCTAATTTATACAGTAGTAATCCAGGTGATGGCAGAAATGTAACATCAATTAGAGGTATAGGAACTACATCTTATGATCCTGCGGTTGCTACCTACATAGATGGGGTGAACCAGTTTAGCTTAGATACTTACATTGCTTCTTTATTTGATGTAGAAAGGATTGAGGTATTGCGTGGGCCACAAGGTTCATTGTATGGAAGAAATGCAATGGGGGGTGTAATAAACATCATTACCAAACAACCTACAAACTACACCACAGGATTTGCTGGAATAGACATTGGGAATTATGGTCAGCAGCGCTATAGTTTAGGTCTTCGCACTGCTTTAATAAACGATAAGTTATTTCTTGGCGTAGCTGGACAGTTTAATAAACAAGATGGCTTTTACGTTAATGAATTCAGCAACTCAAAATTTGATAAACTAAATGGCTTTTTGGGGAATTATTACTTGAAGTTTCAGGCTAGCTCGAAGTTTGCTTTAACGCTAAATGTTAAACACAACAACAATAGAAATAACGGGACTTTCCCATTGGTCGGCTCAATTGCAGATGCGTTAGCAAATCCTTTTAAGCTCAATCAAAATGCAGAGACCAAGATGGTTGATAACTTATTTAATGCTTCCTTGTCTACAAACTACTCAGGTGAATCGGTTAATTTTAGTTCTCAAACTGCTTATCAATCTAATTATAGATTTTACAAAAAGCCTATTGATGGAGATTTTTCGCCAATAGATGGTGTGTCAATCATTAACAATTATGGTAAAGATTGGAACAAAGTTCAAGTGTATACACAAGAAATTAAGTTTAGCTCTCCAATCGCTACATCACCTAAGTTAAAATGGTTAGCAGGTGCCTATGGTTTTTATCAGCATAATCCTGTTAAGCAAGGAACCTATTTTGGTGCTGATGCAGCCATGTTAGGTGCCCCATTTCCAAACTTTACGAGTTTAAATACAAATACGAGTAAAAGTTTTGGTTTAGCTGCTTTTGGACAAGCCTCTTATTCACTTACAGCAAAATTAACAGCCACCTTAGGTTTACGTTATGATTATGAGCATAAAAAGCAACAAGCTTTAGGAGAATTTATCATGGACGGAATGGACCCAATGGTAACACAGAATGATACGAGTGCTACTGCAAATTTCAAAGCTTTTTCGCCTAAAGTAAGTTTAGCTTATGCCATTGATCATCATCACCATGTGTATGCTAATTACAGTAAAGGGTATAGATCAGGAGGCCTTACACAATTGGGTTCTGATCCATCTGTATTACCTTTAATTTCCTATAAACCCGAATACAGCAACAACTACGAAGTAGGGTCAAAAAACACATTTTTTGACAATAGATTAGTGTTGAATGTTGCTGCCTTTTATGTTCGGTTAGATCAGGCTCAAGTACCTGTGTTAATTTTGCCAGATGCAGTTACCATTACGCGAAACGCAGGAAAACTAACAAGTAAGGGTATTGAGGTAGAATTAAATGCCAGACCAGTTAAAGGTTTTAATGTAGATTATAATTTTGGCTTTAACGAAGCAAAATATACTGCTTTACAATTACCACAAAATGGAGAAATGGTTAACTTAAATGGAAATAGGCAAGTATTTGCGCCTAATTTAACTTCTATGCTAGCTTTGCAATATAATTATGTGGTAGATGAAAAATCAAAATTGAACGTAATTATAAGAGGAGAGTGGTCGTTTACCGGTGATCAGTTTTTTGACTTGAGCAATAAAATTGAGCAAAAGGGATATGACATTTTAAATGGTAAAATTGGATTTTCTCATAAAAGATTTGACTTGTTTTTCTGGGGAAGAAATATCGCAGATACCAGGTATGTGGACTATGCATATGATTTTGGAGCTTCCCATTTAGGAAATCCTAAAACTTACGGTTTATCATTAACTGGAAGATTTTAA
- a CDS encoding c-type cytochrome, which produces MRYTFKTIILLALSLSFSTLIAQETPKEEDFFKINKIRVPEGPILEVGGLVTLPNGDLGVSTRRGEVYIVENPTSLRPYFRKFATGLHEILGIAYKNGAIYVAQRGELTKLVDKNMDGKADVYETIYAWPLSGHYHEYSFGPKLAADGTFLVTANVAFGDEEWWRGESRVPMRGWAMNITEDGKMTPFAAGFRSPAGIGMIDDQFYFTENQGDWAGSGGLWMVKKGDFMGHPASLRWSNRFDSPVKLQSEFFYSKMDERRIKNAQGRYIKPENRVNETFKTLFEAKKDFPELRLPSVWLPYGILGISSAEPVKIPENTFGPFAGQILVGDQGMSIISRVFLEKVNGEEQGAAFLFRKGFRSGVLRLAWGQDGSLFVGETNRGWGSAGDANEGLERLVYNNQVPFEMKAVRAMPDGFEVEFTKPVDRKSAEDLASYNAESFIYKYHPVYGSPPVNTEKLKISGVKVSEDGLKARIIVQNLRQYYIHTLTLDGIRDQAAFHSLIHPVAYYTLNQIPTGTKLSLNEVSTKNSATEVAPKSTTPVKKAITPKVTVTKSGAIKASTVKAPVAVVAKVPTFKEVEGLLMKNTCLACHNPTKRQVGPSFTDISKRKYSNEKIFQLIRNPQPQNWPGYSTEMAPMPQVTKAEALKIAAWINSLDK; this is translated from the coding sequence ATGAGATATACATTTAAAACAATTATACTTTTGGCTTTAAGCTTGAGTTTTTCAACGCTTATTGCACAAGAAACACCAAAGGAAGAAGATTTCTTCAAAATAAATAAAATTCGTGTGCCTGAAGGGCCAATTTTAGAGGTTGGCGGTTTGGTAACCTTGCCAAATGGCGATTTGGGGGTTTCTACACGAAGAGGAGAGGTTTATATCGTTGAAAACCCTACAAGTTTAAGACCCTATTTTCGCAAATTTGCCACGGGTTTACATGAGATTTTAGGAATTGCTTATAAAAATGGGGCTATTTATGTGGCACAACGTGGCGAGTTAACCAAGTTGGTTGATAAAAACATGGATGGTAAAGCAGATGTATATGAAACCATTTATGCATGGCCATTAAGTGGTCACTACCACGAATACTCATTTGGGCCTAAGTTAGCCGCAGACGGTACTTTTTTAGTAACGGCAAACGTTGCTTTTGGTGATGAAGAATGGTGGAGAGGCGAAAGTCGTGTGCCAATGCGTGGTTGGGCAATGAACATTACTGAAGATGGAAAGATGACTCCATTTGCCGCCGGATTTCGTTCTCCAGCTGGTATAGGAATGATTGATGATCAGTTTTATTTTACTGAAAATCAAGGTGACTGGGCAGGTTCTGGCGGATTGTGGATGGTGAAAAAAGGAGATTTTATGGGGCATCCTGCAAGTTTAAGATGGAGTAATAGATTTGATTCTCCTGTTAAGCTACAATCAGAGTTTTTCTATTCAAAAATGGATGAACGAAGAATTAAAAATGCACAAGGAAGATACATCAAGCCAGAAAATAGGGTGAATGAAACCTTTAAAACTCTTTTTGAAGCTAAAAAAGACTTTCCAGAGCTACGTTTGCCTTCTGTATGGCTTCCTTATGGTATTCTTGGTATTTCATCAGCAGAACCCGTTAAAATTCCCGAAAATACATTTGGCCCTTTTGCAGGTCAAATACTAGTTGGCGACCAAGGTATGAGTATCATTTCTAGGGTATTTTTAGAAAAAGTGAATGGAGAAGAACAAGGCGCAGCCTTTTTATTTAGAAAGGGTTTTCGTTCTGGTGTATTAAGACTAGCCTGGGGGCAGGATGGATCTTTATTTGTAGGCGAAACAAATCGCGGTTGGGGTTCTGCAGGAGATGCAAACGAAGGCTTAGAACGATTAGTTTACAACAACCAAGTGCCTTTTGAAATGAAAGCGGTAAGAGCAATGCCTGATGGTTTTGAGGTTGAGTTTACCAAGCCCGTAGATCGTAAATCAGCAGAAGATTTAGCTTCTTACAATGCAGAAAGCTTTATCTATAAATATCATCCAGTTTATGGTTCACCACCAGTGAATACAGAAAAATTGAAAATAAGTGGTGTAAAGGTTTCAGAAGATGGCTTAAAAGCTAGAATTATCGTGCAAAATCTTCGTCAATACTACATCCATACACTTACATTGGATGGGATTCGTGATCAAGCAGCTTTTCACTCTTTAATCCACCCTGTGGCTTATTATACTTTAAACCAAATTCCAACAGGTACTAAATTATCATTGAATGAAGTGAGCACAAAAAACTCTGCAACTGAAGTAGCTCCAAAATCAACTACTCCTGTTAAGAAAGCAATAACTCCTAAAGTTACGGTAACAAAATCTGGAGCAATAAAAGCCTCAACAGTTAAAGCGCCAGTAGCAGTTGTTGCAAAAGTGCCTACGTTTAAAGAAGTAGAAGGTTTATTGATGAAAAATACTTGCTTGGCTTGTCACAACCCTACAAAAAGACAAGTTGGGCCATCATTTACCGATATCTCGAAACGTAAATATAGCAACGAAAAGATTTTTCAATTGATTCGTAATCCACAACCTCAAAATTGGCCAGGTTATTCTACAGAAATGGCCCCAATGCCTCAAGTAACAAAAGCTGAGGCATTAAAGATAGCTGCATGGATTAATTCCTTAGATAAATAG
- a CDS encoding DUF1080 domain-containing protein: protein MIKSSIVKIGMVSSIWLLGTILVFGQQTKDQGAISLADLVAFKDPGSSWSLVSDVNASLTETNSVKSLKGTGVLLNTSSSKTRGTDLYTAKAFGDMILELDYLVAKGANSGIYLQGNYEIQIEDSWTKINPVSSSNGGAHERWDNTKPEGERGYSGNAPRQNASKAPGLWQHLKIVFQAPKFDASGNKTANARLISVDLNGVTIHDNVELTGPTRGGVGVEKALAPLRLQGDQDVVAFRNISITDVPAASLQQSRRGGGGGDPIYVEAPVNTMIRSFVDVVPGVRSVHAISVGGPQQVAYSYDLDNGTLLHGWHGDFIDATPMWDGRGNGTSRPLGSVTRFTNKPLLAISKLATAQSEWVNDTTGTGFRTKGYVMDSQDRPEFKYIIYGTKVTDAIKIMADGRGLTREITLDQPAKDLYFLLGEVSSFEEVSKDLYVVNDKSFYLQFTEGQKPIVREVNGKKQLILPISGKLNYSILF, encoded by the coding sequence ATGATAAAAAGTAGTATTGTAAAAATTGGCATGGTAAGCTCTATATGGTTGTTAGGAACCATATTGGTGTTTGGCCAGCAAACAAAAGATCAAGGAGCAATTAGCCTTGCGGATTTAGTGGCATTTAAAGATCCTGGAAGTTCCTGGTCTTTGGTGAGCGATGTAAATGCAAGTTTAACAGAAACCAATAGTGTAAAAAGTTTAAAAGGAACGGGTGTTTTATTAAATACCTCATCAAGTAAAACAAGAGGAACTGATTTGTATACAGCCAAAGCTTTTGGTGACATGATTTTGGAACTTGATTATTTAGTGGCCAAGGGCGCAAATTCTGGCATTTACTTGCAAGGAAATTACGAAATCCAAATCGAAGATTCTTGGACAAAAATTAATCCAGTGTCATCTAGCAATGGGGGAGCTCATGAACGTTGGGACAATACCAAGCCTGAGGGAGAAAGGGGTTATTCTGGTAATGCCCCTCGCCAAAATGCAAGTAAGGCTCCAGGCCTATGGCAACACCTAAAGATAGTTTTTCAAGCACCTAAATTTGATGCTTCAGGCAATAAAACTGCCAATGCAAGATTAATAAGTGTCGACTTAAATGGGGTAACCATTCATGATAATGTAGAACTAACTGGTCCAACGCGTGGTGGTGTAGGTGTAGAAAAGGCTCTTGCTCCATTGCGCTTGCAAGGTGATCAGGATGTTGTAGCGTTTAGAAATATATCCATTACCGATGTTCCTGCTGCAAGCCTTCAACAAAGTCGTAGAGGTGGGGGTGGTGGCGATCCAATTTATGTTGAAGCGCCAGTAAATACAATGATTCGCAGTTTTGTAGATGTTGTGCCAGGTGTACGCTCGGTACATGCAATTTCTGTAGGCGGACCGCAACAAGTTGCTTATAGTTACGATTTAGATAATGGAACATTACTTCATGGTTGGCACGGAGATTTTATTGATGCCACGCCAATGTGGGATGGCCGTGGAAACGGAACATCTCGTCCTCTGGGAAGCGTTACAAGATTTACAAATAAACCGTTATTAGCTATTTCAAAATTAGCAACGGCTCAAAGTGAGTGGGTAAATGATACAACAGGAACAGGTTTTCGTACTAAAGGCTATGTAATGGATAGTCAAGATCGTCCAGAATTTAAGTATATCATCTATGGAACGAAAGTAACTGATGCCATTAAAATCATGGCTGATGGCCGTGGTTTAACCCGTGAGATTACTTTAGATCAACCAGCAAAAGATCTTTATTTCCTTTTAGGTGAGGTTTCAAGTTTCGAAGAAGTTTCAAAAGACCTTTATGTAGTAAACGATAAATCGTTTTACTTACAATTTACAGAAGGTCAAAAGCCTATTGTTAGAGAGGTAAATGGTAAAAAACAACTGATTTTGCCAATCAGTGGCAAATTGAATTATTCAATTTTATTTTAA
- a CDS encoding glycoside hydrolase family 125 protein encodes MKRRTFIQNTGLLGAGLLVPKWSLAALPDFPVVRVEAAKRHFRSVAVDKAIETFKANVADKELGWLFENCFPNTLDTTVTYGLKNGKPDTYVITGDIDAMWMRDSSAQVWPYLQFVNEEQKIKDLIAGVINRQTQYILKDPYANAFYNDPNKVGEWKSDRTAMQPGVHERKWEIDSLCYPIRLAYNYWKKTGDKVPFDANWKKAIEATLQTFTEQQRKTSKGPYRFQRQTTQPTDSLPMNGYGFPVKPVGLICSAFRPSDDATVYPFLIPSNFFAVSSLRQAAEMVAALQNDTVLAGKLRALATEVDAALKKYATKEHPEFGKMFAFEVDGFGSAYMMDDSNVPSLLSLPYLDAIKVDDPIYKNTRKFILSTNNPYFFKGTAAAGLGGPHVGADMIWPMAITMQGLTSVSDTEIKKCIAMLKATHAGKGFMHESFHKDDPKNFTRSWFAWANTLFGEFLWKIYNEKPHLLK; translated from the coding sequence ATGAAAAGAAGAACATTTATACAAAATACAGGCCTGCTTGGTGCAGGTTTACTGGTGCCAAAATGGTCGCTTGCGGCATTGCCAGATTTCCCAGTGGTTAGGGTTGAGGCTGCAAAGCGTCACTTTAGAAGCGTTGCTGTGGACAAGGCCATTGAGACCTTCAAGGCAAATGTTGCCGACAAGGAACTGGGCTGGCTATTCGAGAACTGTTTCCCAAACACATTGGATACAACGGTGACTTATGGCCTAAAAAATGGCAAGCCAGACACCTATGTGATCACAGGCGACATTGATGCCATGTGGATGAGAGACAGCTCGGCACAGGTTTGGCCGTATCTACAGTTCGTGAATGAGGAGCAAAAGATTAAGGACCTGATTGCGGGTGTCATCAACCGCCAAACACAGTATATCTTGAAAGATCCCTATGCAAATGCCTTTTACAACGATCCAAACAAGGTGGGAGAATGGAAAAGTGACAGGACGGCAATGCAACCAGGTGTTCATGAGCGCAAATGGGAAATTGATTCCTTGTGCTACCCAATCAGGCTTGCCTATAACTACTGGAAAAAAACAGGGGATAAGGTACCTTTTGACGCCAATTGGAAAAAAGCGATTGAAGCAACGCTGCAAACCTTCACTGAACAACAACGCAAAACTAGTAAAGGCCCATATCGCTTCCAACGCCAGACCACACAACCTACGGATTCGCTTCCAATGAACGGTTATGGTTTTCCTGTTAAGCCAGTAGGATTGATCTGCTCGGCCTTTCGCCCCAGTGATGATGCAACGGTTTATCCATTCTTGATCCCATCCAACTTTTTCGCTGTGAGTAGCCTTAGGCAAGCGGCAGAAATGGTGGCTGCCCTTCAGAATGATACTGTTCTTGCAGGTAAGCTAAGGGCATTGGCAACTGAGGTTGATGCCGCATTAAAGAAATATGCAACAAAAGAACATCCCGAGTTCGGAAAGATGTTTGCCTTTGAGGTTGACGGTTTTGGCAGTGCCTACATGATGGATGACAGCAATGTGCCAAGCTTGTTGTCGCTACCATACCTAGATGCCATAAAGGTTGATGACCCAATTTACAAGAATACTAGAAAATTCATCCTGTCTACCAACAACCCTTATTTCTTCAAGGGAACTGCAGCAGCGGGATTGGGTGGTCCACACGTTGGTGCAGATATGATCTGGCCAATGGCGATTACGATGCAAGGCTTGACTTCCGTTAGTGATACAGAGATAAAAAAATGCATTGCGATGTTAAAGGCTACCCATGCAGGAAAAGGATTCATGCATGAAAGCTTCCATAAGGATGATCCAAAAAACTTTACACGTAGTTGGTTTGCTTGGGCTAATACCTTGTTTGGTGAGTTCCTTTGGAAAATATACAACGAAAAACCCCATCTCTTAAAATAA
- a CDS encoding ROK family protein: MEKSVALGVDIGGSHITAAMVNLEEGTVIQNSIKRTAVDSRQSAEEIFTAWCNVINDALVDIKNSERNIGIAFPGPFDYENGICLIKDQDKFKALYQVNIKKELAKRLAINPSNIRFLNDATAFMQGEVFCGAAKGYQNALGLTLGTGLGSAIAVNGIARDADLWNSSFLGGIAEDYLSTRWFVNKYKTLTGKEVKGVKELATAVKTDPFARQVFNEFGRALGHFLVDFINANKSEIVVLGGNISRSFNLFAPHLIGNLEAFHLNTTVKATALNEYAALIGAASSWNLDSNKKERN; this comes from the coding sequence ATGGAAAAATCTGTTGCTTTAGGGGTAGATATCGGTGGCTCGCATATTACGGCCGCAATGGTGAATTTAGAAGAGGGAACGGTAATCCAGAATTCCATTAAAAGAACTGCTGTGGATTCTAGGCAAAGTGCCGAAGAAATCTTTACGGCGTGGTGTAACGTAATAAATGATGCCCTTGTCGATATTAAAAATAGCGAGAGAAATATAGGTATTGCCTTTCCAGGCCCATTTGATTATGAAAATGGAATCTGTTTAATTAAGGACCAGGATAAATTCAAGGCATTATATCAAGTAAACATCAAGAAAGAACTTGCTAAGAGATTGGCCATCAATCCATCCAATATCAGGTTCCTGAACGATGCCACTGCGTTTATGCAGGGCGAGGTGTTTTGCGGTGCGGCAAAGGGATACCAAAATGCCCTTGGATTAACATTGGGCACGGGACTAGGCTCTGCCATTGCCGTTAACGGAATAGCAAGAGATGCCGACCTCTGGAACTCCAGTTTCCTAGGAGGTATAGCGGAAGACTACCTGTCAACTCGCTGGTTCGTGAACAAGTACAAAACATTAACAGGAAAGGAAGTAAAGGGAGTTAAAGAACTGGCTACAGCTGTAAAAACAGATCCTTTTGCAAGGCAAGTATTTAACGAGTTTGGCCGAGCATTGGGACATTTCCTTGTAGACTTTATCAATGCCAATAAATCAGAGATTGTTGTGCTGGGTGGGAATATTTCAAGGTCCTTTAACCTATTTGCACCTCACTTGATTGGCAATTTAGAAGCCTTTCACCTTAATACAACTGTTAAGGCGACAGCTTTAAATGAGTATGCAGCACTTATTGGTGCAGCAAGTAGCTGGAACTTAGATTCCAATAAAAAAGAAAGAAATTAA
- a CDS encoding RagB/SusD family nutrient uptake outer membrane protein — protein sequence MKTYSKIILTCLVAAPMLLMNSCTKLDENVYDQLISDNFYNNKNEVLSAVLRPYTHANAWATPSGQDGWWRPSELSGDQLAWPTKGKHGEDGGKWKRLHYHTWLSDDGPLNNAWSLMFWGMGLCNDPIENLEKRDISKMGITQVEKDAYIAELKLLRAFHYLKLMDLFGNIPIVTKVGTPAKPATVARKDVFNFIEKEIKDNIAKAPLHSKAMTGRMSQAGGYAMLVELYLNAEVWTGTARWDDCIAAADKLISGAAGGQNGAMALDPNIFDQFKSTNDLSKEAIFAIAYEYKLAVFEPSWTGEFYHFQQGPIYGGTRNGNDGVVVIPGVFTTYSDSDLRKRGWLLEGPMVRFDNGQPNLASGGNEYSGSQVVFVDNIRKNKIGSTVSTMSEGEENSGVRFNKYKLGNSVPGIVNGVAVPIDPNYNNTDWNIYRLTWIYFAKAEALMRKNGGVANTEALTLINACKQRAFAPADFVPYTAATLTYDEFLAERGREFIFEGFRRDDLIRFGKFATASWWDHTPSQSFRTLFPIPQVQRTLNANLAQNPGYN from the coding sequence ATGAAAACATATAGTAAAATAATTCTGACTTGTTTAGTTGCTGCACCAATGCTATTGATGAATAGTTGCACCAAACTAGACGAAAACGTATATGATCAGTTAATATCTGATAATTTTTATAATAACAAAAACGAAGTACTATCAGCTGTGCTAAGGCCTTATACGCACGCAAATGCTTGGGCAACTCCCTCAGGACAAGATGGCTGGTGGCGTCCTTCAGAACTTTCTGGCGACCAATTGGCTTGGCCAACAAAAGGTAAACATGGTGAAGATGGGGGTAAGTGGAAACGACTACATTACCATACTTGGTTAAGTGATGATGGACCATTAAATAATGCATGGTCACTAATGTTCTGGGGTATGGGATTGTGTAATGACCCAATTGAAAATCTAGAAAAAAGAGACATTTCTAAAATGGGAATCACACAAGTAGAAAAAGATGCCTACATCGCAGAGCTGAAATTGCTTAGGGCATTTCACTACTTAAAGTTAATGGACCTATTTGGTAACATTCCTATCGTTACTAAGGTGGGTACTCCAGCTAAACCTGCAACTGTTGCTAGAAAAGATGTATTCAATTTTATTGAAAAAGAGATCAAAGATAATATTGCAAAAGCACCATTACACTCAAAGGCAATGACAGGAAGAATGAGTCAAGCAGGTGGCTATGCAATGCTAGTTGAATTATACTTAAATGCAGAAGTATGGACAGGTACTGCACGTTGGGACGATTGTATTGCAGCTGCCGATAAATTAATCTCAGGCGCAGCTGGAGGTCAGAATGGTGCAATGGCTTTAGATCCTAATATTTTTGATCAATTTAAAAGTACTAATGATTTATCTAAAGAAGCCATATTCGCAATTGCTTACGAATATAAATTAGCAGTGTTTGAGCCCTCATGGACAGGGGAGTTCTATCACTTCCAACAAGGACCAATTTATGGTGGTACTCGTAATGGTAATGATGGTGTTGTTGTTATTCCAGGAGTATTTACAACCTATAGCGATAGCGATTTAAGAAAAAGAGGATGGTTGCTAGAAGGTCCAATGGTAAGGTTTGATAATGGTCAGCCAAACTTAGCAAGTGGTGGTAATGAGTATAGTGGTTCACAAGTGGTTTTTGTAGATAATATTCGTAAAAACAAAATTGGTTCTACAGTTTCTACCATGAGTGAAGGAGAAGAAAACAGTGGTGTGCGTTTTAATAAATACAAGCTTGGAAACTCAGTACCAGGTATTGTAAATGGTGTTGCAGTTCCAATTGATCCAAACTATAACAATACAGATTGGAACATTTACAGGTTAACCTGGATTTATTTTGCAAAAGCAGAAGCTTTGATGCGCAAAAATGGAGGAGTAGCTAATACAGAGGCTTTAACCTTAATTAATGCTTGTAAACAACGTGCTTTTGCTCCAGCAGACTTTGTTCCATATACTGCCGCAACACTTACTTACGATGAGTTTTTGGCCGAAAGAGGAAGAGAATTTATCTTCGAAGGCTTTAGAAGAGATGATCTTATTCGCTTTGGCAAATTTGCTACAGCATCATGGTGGGATCATACACCTTCACAATCTTTTAGAACATTGTTCCCAATTCCTCAGGTTCAAAGAACACTTAATGCAAATTTAGCTCAAAACCCAGGATACAATTAA